DNA from Globicephala melas chromosome 11, mGloMel1.2, whole genome shotgun sequence:
CTAGTCTCAGGATGGATGAAAAGGGTAGAAGCCACATATAGGGGGACTGAGTCAGTGAGAGGTGGGAGGAGACCCAGGTTAGTAGACCTGGAGAGGAGGATGCAAGCTGGAGAGGCTTTGGAAAAGTGGTCCAGGAGAAGGCTGAGTACATGAACTGGAGGAAGCAGCTCCCAGGCCAGGGATGGGAGAAAGTGGGGCCCCAGGCATGTGGGGATCAAAAGAGGGGGACGGAGCCGCTGCAGACTGTGGAGGTAAGCCACTGAGGCAAGGCTAAGAATGCAGCTGTGGGAGAGCCAAGAGCTGGCAGAGATGGTGAGAAGGGGTGGGGTTGTCCAGGGAGGAGGGGCCAGTGGACGTTATCCAGGGAGGGCCTCATTTGTGCTTCTTGCTGCCTGCAGGACACCCTGGATGCTTACCCTTGTGGCTCAGACCACACGCCCAGCCCCATGGCCAGCCGTGTCCCCCTGGAAGCCACGCCAGTTCTGGAGTGGCCAGGGGTTCAGCTAACAGCCGTGGCGATCACTGTGGAAGATGGACACACCATTGCTTTCCTGGGTGACAGTCAAGGGCAGCTGCATAAGGTGAGTCCACAGGAGGTACTGGGCCCTGCCCCAGGATCTGGAGGCGACAGGCTTCTGGGGACCCAGGCTGGGCAGAGCTACGCCTGAGACCCCTGGGGCTGCGATGTGAGATATGTGATGTGTCCCTGGCCCTGGCTGGGAGAGATGACCTGTGTTCCTCTTTCTGGGGACGGGTGGTGTGACCTGTACTCTCTAGGAGGAAattctgtaaattattttattgggGCGAGAGGGGAGGGCCTTGGGCCTCAGATCTTGTGGTCTCTGATCTCAGGTCTACTTGGGCCCAGGGAGTGATGGCCACCCGTACTCCACACGGATCATCCAGCAGGGGTCTGCGGTGAGCAGAGACCTCATCTTTGATGGGGCCTTCGAGCACCTGTACGTCATGACCCAGAGCACGGTGAGTGCCACGCGCCAGCCAGGGAGGGCATGACTGCTGGGAGGGGCCTCGGGGGAGCTGGGGGCCCATATGTGGAGAGCCACTGGTGCTTGGATTGTTGACCTCAAGTCCTCTTTGCTGCTGTAGCTTCTCAAGGTTCCTGTGGCCTCCTGTGCTCAGCACCTGGACTGTGCATCTTGCCTGGCTCACAGGGACCCGTACTGTGGGTGGTGTGTGCTCCTCGGCAGGTCAGCGCTCCCCCGACCctggccccttccccagccccaccccaaccccagcctCATGCCCTCAATTCTCCTGCCCTGTCCAGGGTTCCTGGTCCTTGGCCCTTGACTCTCAACCCTTGACCCCTGGATGCCCCAACGCCCTACTCTCACCCCTATCCTCCACCCTGACTTGCCAGGCCTGTCGTGGCCCACTTGAGGATCCTGCCCAGGTCCGTAGGATTGTAGGTGTCCCTGCCCCATGAACTGCCAGTGGCCCCGTGAGGGTCACAGGTGGACACTGGTCATTCTTGCCCAGGTGCAGTCGCCATTCTGAGTGCTCTCGGGGCCAGGGCTTAGAGCGGTGGCTGTGGAGCTTCCAGCCTGAGGTGGGCTGTCTGCAAGTGGCAACCTTGAGTCCTGCTAACATCAGCcgtgaggagaggagggaggtgaAGACCAGAGCAGGCGGAGCCCTGGCCGGGGGGAGCTCTGGTGATGGGTTACAACCTTGAATTTTAAGTACCATATGGCCTTGCCCAAGTCGCTTCTCTTGGGGCTCCGCTTTCTCCATCTGTTACTAACCCAGGCTGGAGGGTATTTGTGGTCACTGCGGGCTGGTGGCCGCTGGTGCCTGCCCACATTGGAAGCCTGTAAACGGAGCCCTGATCTGTTGCCCAGTGGCTCCAACAGCATGTCCTGGCCTCTCTTCGCAGGTTTTCTTGTCGGTACCCGATCTGCCACCCCTGTGGCCAGGGGAGTCTTATTCCTGCCACTTTGGGGAATACCAGAGTCCTGCCCTGCTGACCAGTTCTGGTGTGATGTGCCCCTCCCCAGACCCTAGTGAGGCTCCAGAGCTGCCGAGAGAAGCTGGTGGGTGAGAGAAGGAGCCAGCCCGGGGCCTGGGAGCCCCGCTCTCCTCCCATCTTGCTCCAAGGGGTGTGATCAGGATGAGGTGTGAATCCAGGCAAAGGGTCCTGCAGCGATGCCTTTCTCTGAGGTCCCCTCTGGTCCCCAATCCCTAAAGTCCCTGTTTTCTACCCTGTGGACTGTGTTCCCGACCCTGGGCACCCCTTCCTGGTCAGAGTGCTAAACCCACCCTGTGTGGTCTGGGACGTCAGCTCGGGGTCTGAGTGCCCCTTCCTGCTCCTCAGCCCAGCTCGCTCCTCCCTCTGCAGACCACGTCTCCGTGAGCCTGGAGCTCAGGTTTGGCACCGTCGTGATTGCCGAGGCTTCCCTCTCCTTCTATGACTGCATGGCCGTCACCTTGCTCCGCCCGTCTGCACAGTGAGTTCCTCACCccgacccccagcccctgggctgcCCTGTGGCGATCCGCACCCCATGGCTGTGCTCTGTGCAGGTGCCAGGCCTGCGTGAGAAGCCTCTGGGGGTGTAACTGGTGCGTCTGGCAGCACCTGTGCACGCACAAGGCCTTATGTGATGCTGGGCCCATGGTGGTCAGCCGACAGGTGAGCCCAACTCCTGACCGGGCCCCAGGGGGGGTTCGGGCTCCCCATTGTGAGGGTTTCTCTCATGGCCTGGGGTCTGTGTGTCTGCCTGCCGCGGGTGCTCTGTCGTGAGCACCTGAGCTGCTGTGTGTGACGGACTCACTGGAGGACGGCTGTCAACGTCCTACCTGTTTCGGGAGAGGACGTTTGTAGCTGAGAGGAGGGGAGGTCTGGCCTCGTGCCCCACCTTGGCACAGATGCCATAGACGCCCCTAGAGCgcgccctccccttcccctctggagAATTAATGggctgtttttgtttctcttttccttggtcTCCTTTTCTCTTAACACACCCTTTGCCTGCCTGCTGCCCGCTCCCGCACCTGCCTGCTGAGTGGCCCTTcctgtctttctctgcctccccCTTCAGAGcccgcccctctccccagcccctcctgcaaGAGACGCacccacctccttcccacccacagcccccagggccacgGTCGCCCTGACTCCTGACGCCCTTCCTGTGGACACTCCTTCCACAGCCACAGCCTTGGATGTCCCCCCCGGGGCCAGGCCTTCCCTGCTCAGCCCCCGGGGGCCGTGGGCAGGTCCCGGCCCCACACCTGCCTCGGCTTCCACGGGCTCACCTCTCCACgaggcccctcctcctcccagcccccgccAGAGGCCTGGAACCGCTGTCCCTGCCCCTACAGCCTTCGGACCCATGGCCACCGCCGAGGACCTCTTGGCCTCCCACCCATCGCCCTCAGATGCAGCAGCACTGCCCCCCGCCCTTGCAGAGCCTGGCCCCGAGGCTCTCCCTTCTGCGGTACCCCTGGACCAGCCCCCCAGCACGGCTCCCGCCACCACTTTCCCAGGGGCCGCTGGCTCCACGAAGCCTGCTCTGGACTGGCTCATGAGAGAAGGCGGCGAGCTGCCCGAGGCGGATGAGTGGACAGGGGGTGACACGCCCGCCTTCTCCACTTCCACCCTCCTCTCAGGTGATGGAGACTCTGCTGAGCACGAGGGCCCTCCCGCCCCCCTCATCCTCCTGTCCAGCCTTGACTACCAGTACGACACCCCTGGGCTCTGGGAGCTGGTGAGACCCGGCCCAGGAAGGAGGCCTCAGGGGAGGGGATCGGGACAGATGCAGCCTCTTGGCCACCTTGCGATTCTGCAGGGgaaggatggaggggaggggggcgtCCGCTGCCTCACGCTGGCCTGGCCCCGGGGTTGTGCCTGGGAAAGGGATGAGGCGGCAGGTGGGCTCCATAGACTGCCTGGCGCTTGGTGCCTGCAGGAGGAGATGACCTTGGGGGCAGGCTCCTGCCCTTGTGTGGAGAGTGTGCAGGGCTCCAGCCTGATGCCGGTCCACGTGCAGCGAGAAGTGCGACTGCTGGGCAGGAACCTGCGCCTCTTCCAGGTGAGTGTGTCCTCTTTGCAGCTGTTGCTGTGGCCTCCTTGGCTGTTGGCCAACTATGCGCGAGTCccggggagcaggggagggcacGGCCTCAGGTCTCAGTCCCAACCCGGGGACTGTGctggggccctgtggggctcaCCAGGCCTGGCTTCTGAAGCTGCCCCCGTAGCTGTGTCCTCTGTCCCCAGGACAGCCCAGGCGACCATGAGTGTGTGATGGAGCTGGAGGGCCACGAGGTGGTGGTTGAGGCCCGGGTCGAATGCGAGCTGCCTCCAGATACCCGGTGCCATGTCACCTGCCAGCAGCACCAGGTACAGATCCCGAGTCCTGGGTGGGCAAGGGCGCACTAGCCACAGGCTGGCTACCAAGCTTAGCTGGCTGCACCGCACTCATCCCAGCCCATTCTCTGACTGAGTGACCCCGAGGGAGTCCTAGTACCCCAGCTCTGACCTCTGACCTTGTGCCCCATGGGGTCCTGTATCCCAGCTCTGGCATCTGGCTTTGTGTTCCCATGAGTCATTTTGGTCCTTTCTCTGACCACCGTCTCCCCAGGCCTGACGCCTCCCCTAACCCTGGGCTCTGACCCCACTCCCATTTCTCCAGCTCAGCTATGAGGCTCTACAGCCAGAGCTCCGCGTGGGGCTGTTTCTGCGTCGGGCTGGCCATCTGCGTGTGGACAGTGTGGATGGGCTGCACGGTGAGTGACCCGGGGCTGCTGGGACTGGCTGGTGGCAACAGGGCTCTTCCTGGCCTGCCTCTCACATTCGTCTCTCCGCCCCCAGTGGTGCTGTATGATTGTTCCGTGGGACACGAGGACTGCAGCCGCTGCCAAACTGCCATGCCCCAGTACGGCTGTGTGTGGTGCAAGGGGAAGCATCCACGCTGCGTGGCCCAGGAGGCCTGTGGCGAGGCTGAGGCTGTGGTCACCCAGTGCCCAGCACCCCTCATCCACTCGGTGTGTTGAAATGCTGGAGCATCCCTTCAAGGGGTTCGGGGTGCTATGGGTTCAGTGTCCCAAAAGGTGGGAGGCTGGGGCTGTCTCTCCAGGCTGCCAAAGGTCAACAGGTGCGTGGAGGTGAGCCATCCTTGTCCTGGAACAGGTGGAGCCACTGACTGGGCCTGTAGACGGAGGCACCCGTGTCACCATCAGGGGCTCCAACCTGGGCCAACACGTGCAGGACGTGCAGGACACGGTCAGGGTGGCTGGAGTGCCCTGTGCTGTGGACGCTCAGGAGTACGAGGTGTCCAGCAGGTGAGTGGGCTGGACTGACAGGAGCAGGGGGCACCCCGCGGGCTTCACAGCTGGCTTTCCTGCTTAGGGCCATCCACCCACTACTcgtctgccctccccctccccctttccttggTTCTGATCACAGTGTCTCAGGGCTGGGGTTACTATCAAGGCCTTGGCTTTGTGCACAGACCTGCAGGTTTCTGGCCTGGGTCTAGTCACTGCTCAGAGCTGACAGGCGGCTCTGCTTCCTGGCACTGCCTAGGTGTGCTCACCCGGCTTTCCAAGTGACCATGGGCATAGTTGTGGTAGCAGGCTCCTTGGATCCCAGACAGCTGTGCTCTGCGGCTGACCTTCCCACCTGCTGACGCTTCTTCCCCAAGCACTGCCCTGGGCAGGCTCCTCACGGGGATAGACTTATGACACACCTGCTGAGTGTCAGGCCCCTCTGTCCAGTCCCTGGGACCCCTCCCACTTTCCCAGGGCTTGTGGCTTACAAGGCTGGCAGTTGCAGGGTCCCAAATGTGCACACGCAGAACACAGCGAAGGAGACATCCACAAGCAGCAGGTCTCCAACCTGCCGAATGTCAGGGTTACCTGGAGAGTTGGTTCAAAACCCCCCAGAGCAGGTCCTTAGACCACCTCCCTCCACTTCCTGCAGAGGTCTGGATCTGTAGGCCCGTGTTGGGGTCCCAcagtcttattttctttcttttaaaaaatgtatttatttatttatttttggctgtgttgggtctttgttgctacgtgcaggctttctctagttgcggcgagcgggggctactctttgttgcggtgcgcgggcttctcattgcggtggcttctcttgttgcggagcttgggctctaggcgcgtgggcttcagtagttgtggcatgcgggctctagagtgcaggctcagtacaggcttagttgctctgtggcatgtgggatcttcccggacgagggcttgaacccatgtccccggcattggcaggcggattcttaaccactgcaccaccaggcaagtacCCTGCAGTCTTATTTTCAACAAGACTCTGCTAGAGCATGTTGTTTCCCCCTGAATGTATTATGACTGAGAACTTTAGGTGAGTGTTAATGATTCTAGAACCGTGAGACTAAAGTACTTTCTGAACTGATTTATAAAGTGATTAAAATACATTCCAGCTGAAGCCTCTCCCGGGTAGTTCACACTTCGCTTGTTCTGTTTTCTCGGGGTGTTTGCAGTGACCGTGACAATGTCACAAAGAGTCGAACCACTGCAGGCTTCACATTCTGGAGATTAATTTGCCCCAAGCTTCTGTTTCCTGGCTAAGAACCAGCATTTCTTAGATTGCTCACTTTCCCTTCACGTCCATCCCCAGACCTGACTAGAGGCTTTCGGGAACGTTTTTTCATGAGGAAATCAAGTGTCCACCACCTTGTAACTGGTGCTGTGCCCACGGTGATGGTGGCCGGTTAGGCCCACTCATTAGCTCAGCAACCCACCCCTGCCACCAGCCTTACCAGGGCTGGTGCCccacagagagagaaattctCCTTGTCAGGGGCCTCTGGGAGTGGACTTGAATGATTGAACCACAGATATTAATTCTCAGAGGCCAAAGCCTCCTGGTGAGTCATTAAGGAATTCCTTCCAAAGCAAGAGGATCTCTGTCAATCTTGGGAGCCAGGGAGAACACGTGATgtagtggggcagggagggagcggCCGGGTCAGTTTGAAGGGCCCTTAGTGTGGCCCAGCACCCCAGCTTGCCCTGTGCCCACAGCCTTGTGTGTATCACTGGGGCCAGCGGGGAGGAGGTGGCAGGCGCTGTGACGGTGGAGGTGCCAGGAAGAGGACGCGGCGTCTCAGAGCATGACTTTGCCTACCAGGTGCCTGACTGTTGAGTCCCCACCAGCTACCCATGGGCCACCCCCTTAGGTGGCTCCTCCCAGCCCATTGGTTCGCCTCCCTGGggctccccaccccagggcctccttgtctgctccccctgcctccctgttCTTGGCCTGATGCCTGTCTGTTTCTCCCTGTCCCCTTCCCACAGGACCCAAAGGTGCATTCCATCTTCCCGGCCCGAGGCCCCAGAGCCGGGGGCACCAACCTCACCCTGCATGGCTCCAAGCTTCTGACCGGGCGGCTGGAGGACATCCGAGTGGTAGTTGGAGACCAGCCTTGTCACCTGTGAGGGACGCTTCCTCATTCTGCAAAAATCCTTGAGCTCCGGGGAGAAGATGGAGGGGTGGGATACTAAGGAGAGCAGAAATGGGGAGAGGGCCAAGTCTGCTCCATCAAAAAGTGGCCAGCCCCTCTCGAAGCTGGGGCTTTCTTGGGAGTGCAGCCTCCAGGGTCACTTGTGGAGACTGCAATCAGCACTGAAGGGGGAAGTGAGCTGTGGCCCGAGTGGGTCCCGTGTCCTGGAatcacccctttccccttcctgtgCCCCTCTGGCCCAGTCGGGCCTGCCTGccacttctccctcccttctcaggCTGCTGGAGCAGCAGGCGGAGCAACTGCGGTGTGAGACCAGCCCACACCCCACGCCTGCCACACTCCCCGTGGCTGTGTGGTTTGGGGCTGCTGAGCGGAGGCTTCATCACAGCCAGTTCGAGTACACATCAGATCCCAATGTCACCTCTGCTGGCCCCGCCAAGAGCTTCCTCAGGTGCTGGGCCGAGGGCATGGCTGCATGGCATGCGATTGGGAGGTCTTTGCAGCTCCAGTATATAGGGGTTTGTAGGGCTCTATGTGGGGGGCTTCGACTCCTATGCtgctggtggggagaggggccgTGGGGCTTTGGGTTGGAGCTGACCTAACATCAGGGACTGGGCTGTGCTTTAAAGCCTTGTTCACATAAGCCATAAGTGGCTCATGGGCTGTGTTTTCAGTGGAGGACGTGAGATATGGGTCCGTGGCCAGAATTTGGACGTGGTGCAGACACCAAGAATCCGAGTGACTGTGGCCACGAGAGCGCCAGGACCAGGCCAGGGGCTTGGGTGGAGGCACCGCGTGATCCCAGAGACGGCGTGCTCCCCCGGAGCCTCCTGTGGCGGCCTGCACGTAGGAGCCCCAAGGGCATCCCCTGCCTGCACTGGGCTAGCCGTCGCCCACCTTGCccctcatccctcccccacccctagaCAGCTGTGGGTGGCGGGTACCAGTGGAGGCTATGTCCCCATCTTTGCTGGACGCCCCCCTTGTGCACCCTCAGCAGGCCCtccctgtcctccctccctctgccctagTTTGAGGAGCCTTGCCACGTGAACTCCTCCCAGCTCATCACGTGCCGCACGCCGGCCCTCCCAGGCCTGCCTGAGGACCCCTGGGTCCGTGTGGAATTCATCCTTGAAAACCTGGTCTTTGACTTTGCAACACTGAACCCCACACCCTTCTCCTATGAGGCCGACCCCACTCTGCAGCCGCTCAACCCCGAGGACCCCACCACACCATTCCGGCACAAGCCTGGGAGTGTGCTCTCTGTGGAGGTACTGCTCCTAGTGGGATCTGGCAGGGCCCCAAGACCCTTCACTTTGCCGGATGGTACTGCTGTGTGTGGCACAGGGGGCATGACTGCAAAGTAAGGACCAGTGGATGGACATGGCGAGTGCTGAGGGGGCTGGCGGCAGGGTGCCTAGCCAGACACACCTGGCCGGGGCTTAGGTCCTGTGGTCTGGGTCCTGACATACCCTATGGCAGGTGTCTGAATAACGATATGTAAATAGTTTGGCACACGCAGTGGCGGCGAGGTACACAATAGGCGCCTGGGCTGATGCCCATTTGGCAGGCTGTCTCATGTGGACACATACTTGGCGTGTGTACTGACACACGCAGTAGCAGGGGCTCTGCTTTGTAAGGTCACTGCGTAGGATTTGGGGACAGCTTTATATTCTCCAGATTTTTAGCTCCGGAGAAGTTAAGACTCAAGGAAGAAGGATCGGGAGGGGCAGAAAAGGATCAGGGGGCAGCTTGGGAAACATCCATGGGGCTGTCACCCCATGTGCAGGACAAGAGGTGCTGAGGCACCATCAGCCCTGCTCCTGGGGGTGGGTCTCAGGACCATCCGTCTCACATTTGGGGAGATAGGATCTGAGTGGCCATCAGCTCCTCCCCTCAAGGAAGAGTTCTGAATGATCAATCAGTGACCCCATGTTCCAGGGGGAGAATCTGGACCTTGCAATGtccaaggaggaggtggtggccaTGATAGGGGACGGCCCCTGCATGGTGAAGACGCTGACCCGGCACCACCTGTACTGCGAGCCCCCCGTGGAGCAGCCCCTACCCCGGCACCATACCCTCCGGGAGGTGCCTGATGCTTTGCCTGAGTTCACGGTCAGTGGTCAGGCTCTGGGCCGGGGCAGGCATCGGGCGTGCGCTGACCTCTTGCTCACATGTGGCTCCCTGTGCAGGTGCAGATGGGGAACCTACGCTTCTCCTTGGGCCACGTGCAGTACGATGGCGAGAGCCCTGTGGCTTTCCCCATGGCAGCCCAGGTGGGCTTGGGAGTGGGCACCTCTCTTCTGGCTCTGGGTGTCATCATCATTGTCCTCATGTACAGGTGGGTGCAGCCAGATGTGGCTGGGTTGGGCAGGTAGTAGGTGTGGCTGGATTGGGAAGGGGTAGACTAGACCAGGGATAGGCAAACACTTCCTATAAAGGGCAGGAGAGTAACTATTTCGGGCTTTGTGGGCCAGGCTGTCTGGGTGGCAGTGACTCAGCTCCGCTATTATAGCCCAGTGGCAGCCACGGACAACATATAAACacatgagcatggctgtgttccaacaaatctttatttacaaaaacaggccagGGGCCAGATTTGGCCGTGTtatagtttgctgatccctgggcTAGGCTGGGCTAGGTGAGTCGTGGGTGGGTGTGAATTGCCTGGGATGGGACAGGCTGAATTATTGACTAGGCCCTGGCTTGGCTGGGCATGGCAGGGTTAGACTGTGCTGGCCTGGGCCCGGTGGGACCCAGCAAGGGCTCGGGCCTCCTCTGGCCTTCCCTGCCCTGACCTTGGTGCTGAGCAGGAGGAAGAGCAAGCAGGCTCTGAGGGACTATAAGAAAGTGCAGATCCAGCTGGAGAATCTGGAGAGCAGCGTGCGGGACCGCTGCAAGAAGGAGTTCACAGGTGAGGCTGCGAAGACCCCACGCTCCAGGGCTCTGCCCAAGCCTGCTCCCATCACCTTGGGATCTGCGCCCAAACCTGGCTTCTTCTGCTCAACAGACCTTATGACCGAGATGACTGATCTTACCAGTGACCTTCTGGGCAGCGGCATCCCCTTCCTCGACTACAAGGTGTATGCCGAGAGGGTCTTCTTCCCTGGGCACCAGGAGTCACCCTTGCACCGGGACTTGGGCGTGCCTGAGAGCAGGCGACCCACTGTGGAACAAGGGCTGGGGCAGCTCTCCAACCTGCTTAACAGCAAGCTCTTCCTCATCAAGGTGCCGGCCCCACCCCCTATCTGGGCcctccaggggtggggagggggtcccCCTACCCTCCAGCCCCATCCCTTCTCAGTCCCTCCGTTTCTGAATCTGCCCTCCACACCCACCCATCCCCTCTCCCTGGCGCCAGTTCATCCACACCCTGGAGAGCCAGCGCACCTTCTCAGCTCGGGACCGCGCCTACGTGGCATCTCTGCTCACCGTGGCACTGCACGGGAAGCTTGAGTACTTCACTGACATCCTGCGCACCCTGCTCAGTGACCTGGTGGCCCAGTACGTGGCCAAGAACCCCAAGCTGATGCTGCGCAGGTCTGTATGCCCGTAAGACGCTACGGGGGCCAGGTGGCTGTGGACAGCTGGAGCCAAGACCTGAGTCAGGCCCTCTGGGGCCTGGGGTCTGAAGAATAGAAAGCCCTGGGTCCCCACCTGCTGACTCTGCCCGCTCTTTCCTGTCATCCCAGGACAGAGACCGTGGTGGAGAAGCTGCTCACCAACTGGATGTCTATCTGCCTCTACACTTTCGTGAGGGTGAGTGAGGCAGAGGTGGGTGGGGCTCCCCTCCAGGGAGAGTCAGGACTCTGAACCACACAGCTTCTTGTCCCAGCACAGCTTGGGCACCCCTGCCCAGTATGTCCTCAGCCACCTTAAAAGCCTTCTGCGGCCAgcgtcctgtcccctcccccagcacctccATCCCATGCTTGTCCCCTGCCCCGGGTGTCCTAACTGCCCGCCACTCTCCCAGGACTCGGTAGGGGAGCCTCTGTACATGCTTTTCCGTGGAATTAAGCATCAAGTGGACAAGGGGCCGGTAGACAGCGTGACTGGCAAAGCCAAATACACCCTGAATGACAACCGCCTGCTCCGAGAGGACGTGGAGTACCGTCCCCTggtgagggggggagggggggagggagggggggagaggggggaggggggagaggggggagggagggggagaggggggagggagagggagggggggagagagagaacctGCTGGTGAGTCAGTCTCCCATGAAGGTGAGGAGGGTGACCACGTATGATTGTGTGGGTGTCTGCATCTGGTTTGAGCCAGCCTAACCTCCAGCTGGCTGCAGGATAGAGGCTTGAGGGCCAGATCTTGAAGATAGGACCTCAGAGGTTCCCCAGGTTTGGGGTGGGGTCAGGGTGGCCACATCCAGAGTCTAGGGAGCAGCCAACCCTGCCCGGGGCCCGTCCGGGTCCTTGCTGTGTCAGGGCCTGAGTGTCTGCCTGATCATGGTCTTAGCATCCTGCCAGGGGCATGGTTGTGCCCACCAAGCTGGGAGTCACCCTGGCAGACCTGCCCATTGTTTCCCTCTGGGAAACTTTCCTCTTCGTGGCCCACGTGGAGGTCCTTTGGGAAAATCCCATTCAGGCTCCGCCAGGCCTGCTCCTCTGGCTAGTGGAGACCCCACTTCTTATGCGGGCTTCCTCAGGTGCCTCAGCCTGTCTGCGCCGGGAGCCTGAGGAGCAGAGTTCAGAGGGACTTGTGCTCTCCCATTTTTTCTGCCATTCACCCAGCAGACATTagtgctctgtgccaggtgctggggccaCAGAGTGGAGGGAGCTGCTGTCCCTGGGGAGGCAGGTGGGTGAAGAGACAAGGAGTGATTGTTTGGTGCTTGGAGGTCAGAGGCAGTGGCTTCCTTATGGGTTGTCCCTGGCCTTGGCCTTGCATCTTGGTCATCCCACATGTGGCATGAGCCCTGACTGCTCCCATGTATCGTGCATAGACCTTGAATGCACTACTGGCTGTGGGGCCTGGAGCGGGAGAAGCCCAGGGCGTGCCTGTGAAGGTCCTGGACTGTGACACCATCTCCCAGGCCAAGGAAAAGATGTTGGACCAGCTTTATAAAGGAGTGCCTCTTGCCCAGCGGCCAGACCCCCGCACCTTGGACGTCGGtgagggcagaggggaagggtggTCTGGGGACCCTCAGGGCTAGGCTGGCCCTAAACCAGCTCTACGGGGTCAGCTTATCACCCAGGGGAGGTGGGCTCTGGAACACCTCTACAGGGACGACCTGTCACCTGGTGAGGGGCCCCTGTTTCTGGACTTCAGAGAAGTTGGGTGAGGTTGCCCCGATGGAGGGGCCAGTGTCCTTGTAGAAGAGGGGACAGGTTCCAGTGCAGGGAGGGTATTCTGAAAGCCCTGGACCAAGCCCACCTTGTCCTTGCAGAATGGCGGTCTGGGGTGGCCGGGCATCTCATTCTTTCTGATGAGGACGTGACTTCTGAGGTCCAGGGTCTGTGGAGGCGCCTGAACACCCTGCAGCATTATaaggtgggaggggtgggagctgggggaaggCTGTGGTGGGGTGGGCTGGTGGAGGGGTCACCAACTGTGGTCCACAGGTCCCAGACGGAGCAACTGTGGCCCTCGTCCCCTGCCTCACCAAGCATGTCCTCCGGGAAAGCCAGGATTACGTCCCTGGAGAGAGTGAGTACTtaccctcccccccgccccacccctgccatCGCAGTCCTCTACCCTTGCTTTGCCCAGTCTCCAGTAACGGGGTAAGGTCCTCTGGACTTCA
Protein-coding regions in this window:
- the PLXNB1 gene encoding plexin-B1 isoform X2 — its product is MPALGPALLQALWAGWVLTLQPPPPTAFTPNGTHLQHLARDPTSGTLYLGATNFLFQLSPELQLEATVSTGPVLDSRDCLPPVTPDECPQAQPTNNPNQLLLVSPGALVVCGSVHQGVCEQRRLGQLGQLLLRPERPGDTQYVAANDPAVTTVGLVAQGLAGEPLLFVGRGYTSRGVGGGIPPITTRALRPLDPQAAFSYEETAKLAVGRLSEYSHHFVSAFARGASAYFLFLRRDLQAQSRAFRAYVSRVCLRDQHYYSYVELPLACQGSRYGLIQAAAVAMSAEVAQGEVLFAAFSSAAPPTVGRPPLAAAGASGASALCAFPLDEVDRLANRTRDACYTREGRAEDGAEVAYIEYDVNSDCAQLPVDTLDAYPCGSDHTPSPMASRVPLEATPVLEWPGVQLTAVAITVEDGHTIAFLGDSQGQLHKVYLGPGSDGHPYSTRIIQQGSAVSRDLIFDGAFEHLYVMTQSTLLKVPVASCAQHLDCASCLAHRDPYCGWCVLLGRCSRHSECSRGQGLERWLWSFQPEVGCLQVATLSPANISREERREVFLSVPDLPPLWPGESYSCHFGEYQSPALLTSSGVMCPSPDPSEAPELPREADHVSVSLELRFGTVVIAEASLSFYDCMAVTLLRPSAQCQACVRSLWGCNWCVWQHLCTHKALCDAGPMVVSRQSPPLSPAPPARDAPTSFPPTAPRATVALTPDALPVDTPSTATALDVPPGARPSLLSPRGPWAGPGPTPASASTGSPLHEAPPPPSPRQRPGTAVPAPTAFGPMATAEDLLASHPSPSDAAALPPALAEPGPEALPSAVPLDQPPSTAPATTFPGAAGSTKPALDWLMREGGELPEADEWTGGDTPAFSTSTLLSGDGDSAEHEGPPAPLILLSSLDYQYDTPGLWELEEMTLGAGSCPCVESVQGSSLMPVHVQREVRLLGRNLRLFQDSPGDHECVMELEGHEVVVEARVECELPPDTRCHVTCQQHQLSYEALQPELRVGLFLRRAGHLRVDSVDGLHVVLYDCSVGHEDCSRCQTAMPQYGCVWCKGKHPRCVAQEACGEAEAVVTQCPAPLIHSVEPLTGPVDGGTRVTIRGSNLGQHVQDVQDTVRVAGVPCAVDAQEYEVSSSLVCITGASGEEVAGAVTVEVPGRGRGVSEHDFAYQDPKVHSIFPARGPRAGGTNLTLHGSKLLTGRLEDIRVVVGDQPCHLLLEQQAEQLRCETSPHPTPATLPVAVWFGAAERRLHHSQFEYTSDPNVTSAGPAKSFLSGGREIWVRGQNLDVVQTPRIRVTVATRAPGPGQGLGWRHRVIPETACSPGASCGGLHFEEPCHVNSSQLITCRTPALPGLPEDPWVRVEFILENLVFDFATLNPTPFSYEADPTLQPLNPEDPTTPFRHKPGSVLSVEGENLDLAMSKEEVVAMIGDGPCMVKTLTRHHLYCEPPVEQPLPRHHTLREVPDALPEFTVQMGNLRFSLGHVQYDGESPVAFPMAAQVGLGVGTSLLALGVIIIVLMYRRKSKQALRDYKKVQIQLENLESSVRDRCKKEFTDLMTEMTDLTSDLLGSGIPFLDYKVYAERVFFPGHQESPLHRDLGVPESRRPTVEQGLGQLSNLLNSKLFLIKFIHTLESQRTFSARDRAYVASLLTVALHGKLEYFTDILRTLLSDLVAQYVAKNPKLMLRRTETVVEKLLTNWMSICLYTFVRDSVGEPLYMLFRGIKHQVDKGPVDSVTGKAKYTLNDNRLLREDVEYRPLTLNALLAVGPGAGEAQGVPVKVLDCDTISQAKEKMLDQLYKGVPLAQRPDPRTLDVEWRSGVAGHLILSDEDVTSEVQGLWRRLNTLQHYKVPDGATVALVPCLTKHVLRESQDYVPGERTPMLEDVDEGGIRPWHLVKPSEEPEPPRPRRGSLRGGERERAKAIPEIYLTRLLSMKGTLQKFVDDLFQVILSTSRPVPLAVKYFFDLLDEQAQQHGISDQDTVHIWKTNSLPLRFWINIIKNPQFVFDVQTSDNMDAVFLVIAQTFMDACTLADHKLGRDSPINKLLYARDIPRYKRMVERYEGKGLHLGDNGWTDWWVFTAEAQGWAWWGEEGFVSPAAAGPMISGRYYADIRQTIPASDQEMNSILAELSRNYSGDLGVRVALHELYKYINKYYDQIITALEEDGTAQKMQLGYRLQQIAAAVENKVTDL